In Polaribacter pacificus, the genomic window TTGATTCCAGAAATGCTGCCTAGCGCATTTCGAGAAGATGATGAAGAACTAAACAAGTAAAGTAGCGATTAAGTGTTTTAGTATCCATATTTTACCACTAGGATACACCTTAATTAGTATATTTTGCAATTCCCAAATTAAAAAAGTAAAATTTAAATAATAATACACTACTTTTGCAGCTTCAAAATAAGCACCTATGCAATCAATTAGAAATATCGCTATTATAGCCCACGTCGATCACGGAAAGACTACTTTGGTAGATAAGATTATCGACCAAGCAAAAATTTTAGATGACCGTAAAGTTCGTACAGATTTGTTATTGGATAACAATGACTTAGAACGTGAAAGAGGAATTACCATTCTTTCTAAAAATGTATCTGTAAATTACAAGAACACAAAAATTAACGTAATTGACACTCCTGGTCACGCCGATTTTGGTGGAGAAGTAGAGCGTGTGTTAAAAATGGCAGATGGTGTTTTATTATTGGTAGATGCTTTTGAAGGTCCAATGCCACAAACTCGTTTTGTATTAGGTAAGGCTTTAGAATTGGGATTAACACCAATTGTAGTTGTAAACAAAGTAGATAAAGAAAACTGTACTCCAGATTTAGTACATGAAAAAGTATTTGATTTAATGTTTGCATTAGAAGCTACAGAAGAGCAATTAGATTTTGCTACGATCTATGGTTCTGCTAAGAACAATTGGATGAGTACTGATTGGAAAAATCAAACAGACAATATCATTCCTTTATTAGATGCAGTATTAGAATCTATTCCAGAAGCTAAATACAATCCAGGAACTCCTCAAATGCAAATTACTTCATTAGACTTCTCTTCTTTTACAGGAAGAATTGCTATTGGACGTATTTTCCGTGGAGATCTAGAAGCTGGTAAAGATTATATGTTGTGTAAGGCTGATGGTACTACTAAAAAAGTAAGAATTAAAGAATTGCACGTATTCGAAGGAATGGGTAAAATTCAGGTAGATAAAGTTCCTTGTGGAGACATTTGTGCTATTACAGGAATTGAAGGATTTGAAATTGGTGATACTATTGCTGATTTAGAAAATCCAGAAGCTTTGCCAAGAACAGAGATTGATCAACCTACCATGAGTATGTTGTTTACAATTAACAACTCTCCATTCTTTGGTAAAGAAGGTAAATACGTAACTTCTCGTCATATTCGTGACAGACTGTTTAAAGAATTAGAAAAGAACTTGGCTTTAAAAGTTGAGACTACAGATTCTGAAGACAAGTTTAATGTATTTGGTCGTGGTGTTTTACACTTATCAGTATTGATAGAGACGATGCGTAGAGAAGGATATGAATTACAAGTGGGAAGACCACAAGTAATTATTAAAGAAATTGATGGTAAGAAACATGAGCCAATGGAAACATTGTCTATTGATGTACCTGAAGAAGCTGCTTCTAAGGCTGTAAACTTAGTGTCTTTGCGTAAAGGAGACTTATTGATTATGGAGCCTAAAGGAGATTTACAACACTTAGAGTTTTCAATTCCATCTAGAGGATTGATTGGTTTGAGAAATAAAATTTTAACAGCAACTGCTGGTACAGCAATTATCAACCATAGATTTAGTGAGTACGGACCTTATAAAGGTGAATTTGCTGAAGATATCAAAGGAGCGATCGTTTCTTCTGCTGCTGGTAAAGCAACAGCTTACGCATTAAACCGTTTGCAAGATAGAGGACGTTTCTTTATTGATGTGAATCAAGAAATATATGTAGGTCAAGTAATTGGTGAGAATTCAAAGTCAGAAGATATGGCTGTAAACTTGATCAAAGGAAAACAATTGACAAACATGCGTAAATCTGGTACTGATGATGCTATGAAAATTGCTCCAAAAGTAGATTTTTCTTTAGAGGAAAACATGGAGTATATTAAAGCTGATGAGTATTTAGAAGTAACTCCTTTAAGCTTACGTATGCGTAAGATTACTTTTAAAGCATAATTTTAGACTGAACTTGTTTCAGGATCTTATAAAAATCAAAAACGCCACTTTTAAGTGGTGTTTTTTTGTTGTAAACAATTTATCTTTGCACTATGAGTCAATTTAAAGAATTTTTTGAAGCCCTACAGCAGAGTGTTGCGGACGATGAATTTGTAAAACTAACCCTAAGCAAACCTCTAAGAAAAAACGAAGGCCTTTTAAATGTGTATGTTCGTTTGTTTGTGATTGAAGGCAAAGAAGTTTTTCAATTTAAATACCGCTATGCTGATGCCAATGAATTTAAAAAATTGACTTTAAACGAAGCAAAAGCTCAGTTAGAAACACTCCTTTTAGAAACGTTTAGAACGGGTACTTTGTTTACCTTAAGCTATGATTTGTTAATCCTTGTTTCTAAAAAGAAAGCAGTTTCTTACAGAGATACCGCACCAAGCTTTACCAATAAATTACCAGAGATTCAACCAGAGTAGGCTTGCTACTTATTCTCTAGCCTCAGAAAAAACTTCTGTATTCCTCTTTTTCCTCAATGCCAACAAGCCTAAAACTGGGCCTATCGCTAATAGCATAAAGACTAGGTTCGTATTTGCAGTTTCGTAAAAATAACTGATCACTTGTATGCTAAGGATGGTCAATGAAAAACCAATACAATTTACGATGGTCAAAGCAGTTCCTTTGTCTTTTTGTGGTGCATTTTCTGCAACTAGCTGAGAGAACAAGGGTGAATCGGCGATGACAACCATCCCCCAGAAAAGTAGAAAAACAACAAAAACAGTTTCACTGCCTACTAAAAAGAAGAGTGGCGAAAGCAAGCAACAGCAGCAGGATAAGAACAAACTAGACATTGCTGTTTTTTTAGCGCCAAACTTTTCTGCAATACTACTTCCTAAGACACAAGCGAGGCTTCCTACGGCAATACAAAAGAATGAGAGTAATGGGATGTTAAAATTGGTGTTTGGATGCAATGAGGCATATGTTTTTAATAAAATAGGCACAAAAGCCCAAAAAGTATAGAGCTCCCACATATGACCAAAATAGCCAAAAGCCGCTTTTCTAAAAGCGGTATTTTTAAAGACCTTTATACAACTGTTAAGTTGTAAGCCAGTACTCTTTTTTCTAAAGGGCCCATTTGGTACAAAAAGATAGAGTAGAAGACCACCCAGACTAGCTAAAAGAGATATAAATAGAATAATGCGTTCCCAAGGAAAAGCCTGCAATTGATCTTTTAATAAGTGTGGAAATGCAGTCCCTAAAACCAAGGCACCCACCAAATAACCTAAGGATTTTCCAAGCCCTTTTTGATAATAATCTGTGGCAATTTTCATCCCAACTGGATAAATCCCAGCTAAGAAGAATCCCGTTAAAAACCGCAAACCTAAGATGCTAGTTAGCGTATTGCCTTCTAAAACCAAACCGGCATTAAATGTAGCTCCTAAAATGGCGCAGACAAAAAAGACTTTGGATGGAGAAAAACGATCAGCAATGGTAAGCAAGGCAAACAAGAGCGTCCCTGTAATAAAACCAAACTGTACAGCAGAAGTTAGACTTTGTAAGGCAGTTGCATCCAAGTTAAAATTGATCACCAGATCAGCCAAGACCGCATTCCCAGCAAACCATAGCGAAGTGCCAAGAAATTGAGAGATCACAATAATAGGAAGTATCAGTTTTGCTTTTTGCATGTATAAAGATTGCTAGCAAATGTAATTAAGATTTTTTAATGCAACTGTGGGTTTTAAGAAGAAACAATAGGTGTTCAATTTTAAACAATTTACTAAAATTTGATAAAAATGAAATTTGTCAAAAAAAAAGGCAAAGATCAGTTGCGTAGTTAAAAATAAAATTACAATATTTGCAACGTTAAAAACAAAGACATGACTTTTATTCAAATCCATCATCATCATTTTCATATTTGCACTCAAGCGAACTGAAATTGTATTGAATAAAATCAACATATATTTTAAAACCCGTTTGAGTAAATCAAACGGGTTTTTTCTTACCAAAGAATTCCATCGGTTTACTCAAACATTTATCAAAAAACAAAATGAGTAAATTAAGAATAGCCATTCAAAAATCAGGAAGATTAAACGAAGATTCACTAGCCATCTTAAAAGAGTGTGGAATTTCTATTGACAACGGAAAAGATCAGTTAAAAGCCAATGCGAGTAACTTTCCATTAGAGGTCTTTTATTTAAGAAACGGAGATATCCCTCAATATTTAAAAGATGGGGTCGTAGACATCGCCATTATTGGCGAAAACGTATTGATAGAGAAAGGTCAAGACATTGCCATTGCAGAGCGTTTGGGTTTTTCTAAATGCAAGGTGTCTTTAGCCATCCCAAAAAATCAAAAATATACGGGCCTCTCTTATTTTAATGATAAGCGCATTGCCACTTCGTATCCAAATACCATCCAAAATTATTTAGAT contains:
- the typA gene encoding translational GTPase TypA, with the translated sequence MQSIRNIAIIAHVDHGKTTLVDKIIDQAKILDDRKVRTDLLLDNNDLERERGITILSKNVSVNYKNTKINVIDTPGHADFGGEVERVLKMADGVLLLVDAFEGPMPQTRFVLGKALELGLTPIVVVNKVDKENCTPDLVHEKVFDLMFALEATEEQLDFATIYGSAKNNWMSTDWKNQTDNIIPLLDAVLESIPEAKYNPGTPQMQITSLDFSSFTGRIAIGRIFRGDLEAGKDYMLCKADGTTKKVRIKELHVFEGMGKIQVDKVPCGDICAITGIEGFEIGDTIADLENPEALPRTEIDQPTMSMLFTINNSPFFGKEGKYVTSRHIRDRLFKELEKNLALKVETTDSEDKFNVFGRGVLHLSVLIETMRREGYELQVGRPQVIIKEIDGKKHEPMETLSIDVPEEAASKAVNLVSLRKGDLLIMEPKGDLQHLEFSIPSRGLIGLRNKILTATAGTAIINHRFSEYGPYKGEFAEDIKGAIVSSAAGKATAYALNRLQDRGRFFIDVNQEIYVGQVIGENSKSEDMAVNLIKGKQLTNMRKSGTDDAMKIAPKVDFSLEENMEYIKADEYLEVTPLSLRMRKITFKA
- a CDS encoding MFS transporter; protein product: MQKAKLILPIIVISQFLGTSLWFAGNAVLADLVINFNLDATALQSLTSAVQFGFITGTLLFALLTIADRFSPSKVFFVCAILGATFNAGLVLEGNTLTSILGLRFLTGFFLAGIYPVGMKIATDYYQKGLGKSLGYLVGALVLGTAFPHLLKDQLQAFPWERIILFISLLASLGGLLLYLFVPNGPFRKKSTGLQLNSCIKVFKNTAFRKAAFGYFGHMWELYTFWAFVPILLKTYASLHPNTNFNIPLLSFFCIAVGSLACVLGSSIAEKFGAKKTAMSSLFLSCCCCLLSPLFFLVGSETVFVVFLLFWGMVVIADSPLFSQLVAENAPQKDKGTALTIVNCIGFSLTILSIQVISYFYETANTNLVFMLLAIGPVLGLLALRKKRNTEVFSEARE